From one Henningerozyma blattae CBS 6284 chromosome 1, complete genome genomic stretch:
- the TBLA0A00870 gene encoding uncharacterized protein — translation MQYKNTLAIAALASSAMAAYKPSEPWSTLTPDSKYANAMSDYTGSFGIAVIPMTASTAKAKRDAVSQIGDGQIQAATTTTKTEAPKSTAAAVSQIGDGQIQATTKTEAPKQTAAAVSQIGDGQIQATTKTEAPKQTAAAVSQIGDGQIQATTRKTTTLDGKSFSATATKAESTTSTASTSSAQPSEDAFFESQACKNNGTLTMTLKNGILTDAKGRVGSIVSNRQFQFDGPPPQAGAIYAAGWSITPKGNLAIGSNDVFYQCLSGNFYNLYDENQGEQCTKVYLQAVELVSC, via the coding sequence ATGCAATACAAAAACACTTTAGCTATCGCTGCCTTAGCCTCTTCTGCTATGGCTGCCTACAAGCCATCTGAACCATGGTCCACTCTGACTCCAGACTCTAAATACGCCAATGCCATGTCAGACTACACTGGCTCTTTCGGTATTGCTGTTATTCCGATGACTGCCTCTACTGCTAAAGCTAAAAGAGATGCTGTCTCTCAAATCGGTGATGGCCAAATACAAGCTGCTACCACCACTACCAAGACTGAAGCTCCAAAATCCACTGCTGCCGCTGTCTCTCAAATCGGTGATGGCCAAATTCAAGCCACTACCAAGACTGAAGCTCCAAAGCAAACTGCTGCTGCTGTCTCTCAAATCGGTGATGGTCAAATCCAAGCTACTACCAAGACTGAAGCTCCAAAGCAAACTGCCGCTGCTGTCTCTCAAATCGGTGATGGCCAAATCCAAGCTACTACAAGAAAGACTACCACTTTAGACGGTAAATCATTCTCTGCCACTGCTACTAAAGCTGAATCTACAACATCTACCGCTTCTACTTCTTCCGCCCAACCATCAGAAGATGCTTTCTTCGAATCTCAAGCCTGCAAGAACAATGGCACTTTAACTATGACTTTAAAGAACGGTATCTTAACCGATGCTAAGGGTAGAGTCGGTTCTATCGTCTCTAACAGACAATTCCAATTCGATGGTCCACCACCACAAGCCGGTGCCATCTACGCTGCTGGTTGGTCCATCACTCCAAAGGGTAACTTGGCCATTGGTTCCAACGATGTCTTCTACCAATGTTTGTCTGGTAACTTCtataatttatatgatGAAAACCAAGGGGAACAATGTACCAAGGTCTACCTACAAGCTGTTGAATTAGTTTCTTGTTAA
- the TAG1 gene encoding Tag1p (similar to Saccharomyces cerevisiae YLR173W; ancestral locus Anc_1.386) translates to MNNTDRTGPVDEENSIEDESTRLLEGDQHFQHDVEKKQGRFTMIRNIALCFMLSILIVWCYEFLKSKYIPMDINGDDLNDIVTYQVEGVKLMGWKKNIDDNGIDYEEGKYLELHVKCGVELDYNKCNKPLEQVNKLKYLNDRVIRKVCFRLNKFEIWEKGGTGGVLGNILTRDRVCIDLRKEKNLLEFDVLVKPNMREILKVMKRMVFNKEEIFFEDELDIDIYKFGILLSRLKGLEVDINSIIEKKLGHGIPQNVQVEDIVIRGTQDGYFIKYQILIENMIRDIIQKLDNVIKVPKIQMDLFLPNCNGQDKIYLNNVDYSVEEFQINTDEYLNLTNKVQIKGPFPEELMKKKCFEGSVATPLTMIMEKLFKSNETNEISVKGRVEQKDIMIPFHEILKEIGKVQVIENVTINQDEIIKEFNIMDFKIRNRFNRIDMVGKIKILVELKYYEYQGRNEIVVEKVRGPMKIYDMKGVHLMNNNITQWTHVNASNIIKQDSGVYLEMIMDVGSRDIEIINRLATSRFLNKLLFSGSNDVFVEGVIDMQVNNRNGIGEVVLYGLPCANNITIT, encoded by the coding sequence ATGAATAATACTGATCGTACTGGCCCTGTTGACGAAGAAAATTCTATAGAGGATGAAAGCACACGACTATTGGAGGGAGATCAACATTTTCAGCACGATGTGGAGAAAAAACAGGGTCGTTTTACAATGATTCGCAATATTGCGCTGTGCTTCATGCTATCCATACTTATAGTATGGTGTTATGagtttttaaaaagtaAATATATCCCGATGGATATAAATGGGGATGATTTAAATGACATAGTTACGTATCAAGTGGAAGGCGTGAAGTTAATGGGCtggaagaaaaatattgatgataatgGTATAGATTACGAGGAAGGGAAGTATTTAGAGTTGCATGTGAAGTGTGGAGTCGAACTTGATTATAACAAGTGTAATAAGCCGTTGGAACAGGTGAATAAGTTAAAGTATTTGAATGACAGGGTGATACGAAAGGTATGCTTCAGACTGAACAAGTTTGAAATTTGGGAAAAGGGAGGTACAGGAGGTGTACTTGGCAATATCTTAACCAGAGATCGCGTATGTATCGACTTaaggaaagaaaaaaatttactaGAGTTTGATGTACTAGTTAAGCCTAATATGAGAGAGATATTGAAAGTAATGAAACGAATGgtctttaataaagaagaaatattttttgaagatgaattggatattgatatttataaGTTTGGTATTCTATTGAGTAGATTAAAAGGATTGGAGGTCGACATAAACTCTATAATAGAGAAGAAGCTAGGGCATGGAATACCACAGAATGTGCAAGTGGAGGACATCGTGATCCGAGGTACTCAGGACggttattttattaaataccAAATACTTATAGAGAACATGATACGTGATATAATTCAGAAATTAGACAATGTGATCAAAGTCCCTAAGATTCAGATGGATCTCTTCTTACCTAATTGCAACGGCCAagacaaaatatatttaaataacgTAGACTATAGTGTAGAAGAGTTTCAGATTAATACGGACGAGTATTTGAATCTCACTAACAAGGTACAAATAAAAGGCCCATTTCCTGaagaattaatgaaaaaaaaatgttttgaAGGGAGTGTTGCTACGCCTTTGACAATGATTATGGAAAAGCTGTTTAAAAGTAATGAGACGAATGAAATAAGTGTCAAGGGACGCGTTGAACAAAAAGACATTATGATCCCGTTCCATGAGATTTTAAAGGAAATTGGGAAGGTACAAGTGATTGAGAATGTTACGATAAATCAAGATGAAATCATTAAGGAGTTTAATATTATGGATTTTAAGATTAGAAACAGGTTCAATAGAATTGACATGGTaggaaaaatcaaaatactTGTTGAGCTGAAGTACTATGAGTATCAGGGCCGGAATGAAATTGTGGTTGAGAAGGTACGTGGACCAATGAAGATTTATGATATGAAAGGGGTCCATTtgatgaataataatatcacaCAGTGGACCCATGTCAATGCGAGCAATATTATTAAGCAGGATAGTGGAGTTTATTTAGAGATGATCATGGATGTTGGTAGCCGGGATATAGAGATTATAAACAGACTTGCAACTAGCAGGTTTCTCaataaactattattttcagGTTCTAACGACGTTTTTGTCGAGGGTGTGATAGACATGCAAGTAAATAATCGGAATGGAATTGGCGAAGTGGTGCTATATGGGTTACCATGCGCTAATAATATAACAATTACCTAG
- the TBLA0A00885 gene encoding uncharacterized protein produces the protein MQKNMKFPNFNDNCDIFNYKNIENFEGADNFIPQNRFKGSKRRQTIYGITTSKDQSSSGRTTVRSVYSIQYNNFNNTNEASISSTYNYLNYFPSNFSFSLNPNFNSSPERYNIEELANYSDAYSVNSSSSTMTIINFSDTSTLIDTECHNHNQDKDTTNSTESEVEIKSNIDLEKNLEKEEEEEEEEDYSNNNIKPQLGMLP, from the coding sequence atgcAAAAGAACATGAAGTTTCCAAACTTCAATGACAACtgtgatatttttaattataagaatattgaaaattttgaagGAGCTGACAACTTCATTCCTCAAAATAGATTTAAAGGCAGTAAAAGAAGGCAAACTATTTATGGTATCACCACCTCTAAAGACCAGTCTTCTAGTGGGCGTACCACTGTACGTAGTGTATATAGTATTCAAtacaataattttaataatactaatgaAGCCAGTATAAGCAGTACTTATAACTATTTGAATTACTTTCCCAGTAACTTTAGTTTCAGCTTAAATcctaattttaattcttctcCAGAAAGGtataatattgaagaattagctAATTATTCAGATGCCTATTCCgttaattcttcatcctCAACAATGactataattaatttttcagataCTTCAACGCTTATTGATACAGAATGCCATAATCATAATCAAGATAAGGATACCACAAACTCTACTGAATCAGAGgttgaaattaaatcaaatattgaccttgaaaaaaatctggaaaaagaagaagaagaggaagaggaagaagattatagtaataacaatattaaaCCTCAGTTAGGGATGCTTCCATGA
- the PRI1 gene encoding DNA primase subunit PRI1 (similar to Saccharomyces cerevisiae PRI1 (YIR008C); ancestral locus Anc_7.171): MTDTAKLSESTIQKNATETASVSKSSIPSSSDMQYYYQFLFPFNTIFSWLNHGDKPGRDIENREFAMAFRSGAYKRYNSFSSVQEFKTQIERANPDRFEIGAIYNKPPKNRDTILNSDMKPLEKELVFDIDMDDYDTYRTCCNGAQVCDRCWRFIKLAMIVMEVTLKEDFGFNSFIWVFSGRRGAHCWVSDKRARLLNDQQRRSILDYVNVVKDRSAEKRLLLRRPYHPHLLRSLNLLKPYFVEIILEEQNCWEDDTHAFETLLPCLHDKQLIESLTKYWKENPNRSSKDKWSDIDSITRKLTTSFKSARKQDFINRVRDSKEDIILQTLYPKLDIEVTKQTIHLLKSPFCIHPATGNVCVPITDSFTPELAPKLINIQHEMEDNGNNIDKTSLKPYIDIFSEYVNELMASEENNSLKREREED; encoded by the coding sequence atgaCTGATACCGCAAAGCTATCAGAATCtacaattcaaaaaaatgcTACAGAAACTGCATCAGTGTCAAAAAGCTCAATTCCAAGTTCTTCAGATATGCAATATTACTATCAATTCCTTTTTCCTTTTAATACTATATTTTCATGGTTAAACCATGGCGATAAACCAGGAAGAGATATCGAAAATAGAGAATTTGCAATGGCATTTAGATCTGGTGCTTACAAAAgatataattcatttagTTCTGTACAGGAATTTAAAACTCAAATTGAAAGAGCAAATCCTGATAGATTTGAAATTGGAGCAATCTACAATAAGCCACCTAAAAATAGAGACACAATTTTGAATTCAGATATGAAACCattagaaaaagaattagtatttgatattgatatgGATGATTATGATACTTATAGAACGTGTTGTAATGGGGCACAGGTTTGTGATAGATGTTGGAGATTTATAAAACTGGCTATGATTGTCATGGAAGTTACCTTAAAGGAGGATTTTGGcttcaattcttttatatGGGTATTCTCAGGTAGACGTGGTGCCCATTGCTGGGTTAGTGATAAGCGTGCGcgtttattaaatgatcaACAAAGAAGGTCCATTTTAGACTATGTAAACGTTGTTAAAGACCGTAGTGCTGAAAAGAGGCTTTTATTAAGAAGGCCGTATCATCCTCATCTGCTACGTTCtttaaatctattaaaGCCTTATTTCGTAGAAATTATCCTAGAAGAGCAAAACTGTTGGGAGGATGATACCCATGCATTTGAAACGCTTTTACCATGCTTACATGATAAGcaattaattgaatcaCTTACAAAGTATTGGAAAGAAAATCCAAATAGATCAAGCAAAGATAAATGGTCAGATATAGATTCAATAACACGTAAACTCACTACATCTTTTAAGTCTGCTAGAAAAcaagattttattaatagagTTCGCGATAGTAAGGAGGATATCATCTTACAAACATTATATCCAAAATTAGATATTGAAGTTACAAAACAAACGAtccatttattaaaatcacCTTTTTGTATACATCCAGCTACTGGTAATGTTTGTGTACCCATTACAGATAGCTTTACGCCGGAGTTGGCACctaaattgattaatattCAACATGAAATGGAAGAcaatggtaataatatcGACAAGACTTCACTAAAACCATACATTGATATATTTAGTGAATATGTGAATGAACTTATGGCATCAGAAgagaataattcattaaaaagaGAGCGCGAAGAAGATTAG
- the EGH1 gene encoding hydrolase (similar to Saccharomyces cerevisiae YIR007W; ancestral locus Anc_7.172), whose product MPCERLLLTEDGQFRDNNGNIVILRGINFDSSIKNPTYPKNTNSHSLIGDENTFFSNAFDNISFVNHPFPLHETSSHINRLKSLGYNVIRYPFTWEALEHEGPGVYDYKYMDYAISLMKKINKIGGIYIFLDPHQDVWSRFTGGSGAPLWTLYAAGFQPTRFQETEAAILHNHYIDPKTKKEFSNKRFPKMLWPTNYTRLACQTMFTLFFAGKQFAPKCIINDMNIQDYLQQTFLNAILTFYLRIKEQAPELFTDNCLIGLETMNEPSKGYLGEKYLNIVPKDRDLKLDSTPSALQSFLLGEGNSCTVDKYEISVFGPAKNKTKIVDPKGSKAWLSEDERFEIDKAMGWQRGPGWEPDMCIWRMHDVWKLNDDGSGTILLPDYFVKDPKDSSIIIDEKYFINHHFIDYYQRIHEQFRAIDEWSFIILQPPVMKEPPKLKDNTKLMDGKIILACHFYDGMSLMFKTWNTRYNVDTFGIVRGKYSNPAFSLVLGEANIRKSIRKQLREMFLEAKEHLGPGVPVIFTETGMPMDMDNKQAYEDGKYASQTAALDAIHYALEGSNLSYCLWCYCAENSHEWGDNWNNEDFSIWSNDDVKNKSKYEKILKTVPKTKQELKNEKKRQQKLIAYQKAEQKARLKREENAPLPNKRPSAVTSTPTTGTTTASNTDVQSVPTPLSTTTNVSEETKNIKPSKLNNPNSFLDNKEAAKEVESRTLINEGKEELKRESTLKESIEAFDRINSKHISSIQSEEPSLLQVRPYKTRSHSATILKTGSTPIPPGMPKRPVTRIRSKSHPTSKGIIHHRDTVPQKVSEFPKYATKRDTREIVAHYSEKSPVLNLFPDNQKKKTNPANIPNEIQKAIEKAKANQERKSHIKAATKPTKNKSLESPENHKQTKESKGPMNDKKSKNDKFLKNDKQLIKDKELNLQGDAQKKDTGMVLDANNLAKEANTSATTSKKPDGVNIWTAVAAADEKKEQLEGKVQNQETTELSHTTHDESTVSLSANSVASIMDKPNISTIKSNSIPVDHRLGLKYPPCNKVKDVDLVGFRALDAILRPFVIKIHGSFKYAEFDLLTKTYVLEICGSEDIKANPLPFSRSPTPLSRTPSRSQSKGSLMSGVSTPSISILHAPAPSKELVSRQSPTYIYLPKYHFPYEDMMIQAPGYFSYDPTYQILKWYHYKGLQTIRVSVLFKDLPSSSNTNCTVM is encoded by the coding sequence atgcCCTGTGAAAGGTTATTGTTAACTGAAGATGGACAATTTCGTGATAATAACGGTAATATAGTCATTCTAAGAGGCATCAATTTTGATTCTTCTATTAAAAACCCAACTTATCCCAAAAATACAAACTCTCATTCCCTTATAGGTGACGAGAATACATTTTTCTCAAATGCCTTTGATAATATCTCCTTTGTAAACCATCCTTTTCCCCTTCATGAAACTTCTTCCCATATAAATAGATTGAAATCATTAGGTTATAACGTGATAAGATATCCTTTCACTTGGGAAGCTTTGGAACATGAAGGTCCAGGTGTTTATGATTACAAATATATGGATTATGCCATCAgtttgatgaagaaaataaataagatCGGTGGTATCTACATATTCTTAGACCCACACCAAGACGTTTGGTCTAGATTCACAGGTGGGTCGGGAGCTCCTCTTTGGACGTTATATGCTGCAGGGTTTCAACCTACAAGGTTCCAAGAAACTGAAGCTGCTATTTTACATAATCATTATATTGATCCAAAGACTAAAAAAGAATTCTCGAATAAGAGATTCCCCAAGATGTTATGGCCAACAAACTATACAAGATTGGCCTGTCAAACAATGTTCACATTGTTTTTCGCAGGGAAACAATTTGCCCCTaaatgtattattaatgatatgaATATCCAAGACTATTTGCAACAAACCTTCTTAAATGCTATCTtaactttttatttaagaattaaAGAGCAGGCACCTGAGCTGTTCACTGATAATTGCTTAATTGGACTGGAAACGATGAATGAACCAAGTAAAGGATATTTGggtgaaaaatatttgaatatagTTCCAAAGGATAGAGATTTGAAATTGGATTCCACCCCAAGTGCTCTTCAAAGCTTCCTTCTGGGTGAAGGAAATTCATGTACAGTGgataaatatgaaatatcTGTCTTTGGTCCTGCAAagaataaaacaaaaatagtAGACCCGAAGGGTTCCAAAGCTTGGCTATCAGAAGATGAACGATTCGAAATAGATAAAGCAATGGGCTGGCAAAGAGGTCCAGGTTGGGAGCCAGATATGTGTATTTGGAGAATGCATGATGTTTGGAAGTTAAATGATGATGGCTCTGGGACTATTTTGCTTCCTGATTATTTTGTTAAGGATCCAAAAGATTCCTCTATCATcattgatgaaaaatattttattaaccACCACTTCATAGATTACTATCAGCGTATACATGAACAATTCAGAGCTATAGATGAATGGAGCTTTATTATCTTGCAACCACCAGTAATGAAGGAACCACcaaaattgaaagataatacaaaattaaTGGATGGTAAAATCATTTTAGCTTGCCATTTTTATGATGGTATGTCTTTAATGTTCAAAACTTGGAATACACGTTATAACGTAGACACTTTTGGTATTGTACGTGGGAAATACTCAAATCCTGCATTTAGTTTAGTATTAGGTGAAGCAAACATTAGAAAATCGATTAGAAAACAATTAAGAGAAATGTTCCTGGAGGCAAAAGAGCATTTAGGACCAGGCGTTCCTGTAATTTTCACTGAAACAGGTATGCCAATGGATATGGATAATAAACAAGCTTATGAAGATGGTAAGTATGCTTCTCAAACGGCAGCATTAGATGCAATTCATTATGCTTTAGAAGGTAGCAACCTATCTTATTGTTTATGGTGCTATTGCGCAGAAAATTCCCACGAATGGGGTGATAATTGgaataatgaagatttcTCAATTTGGTCAAATGATGATGTTAagaataaatcaaaatatgaaaaaattttaaaaactgtaccaaaaacaaaacaggaattgaaaaatgaaaagaaaagacaACAGAAATTAATCGCTTATCAGAAAGCTGAGCAAAAGGCAAGGttaaaaagagaagaaaatgCCCCGCTTCCTAATAAACGCCCATCTGCTGTCACATCAACTCCTACAACTGGTACAACAACAGCTAGCAATACTGATGTTCAGAGTGTACCTACTCCTTTAAGTACCACAACTAATGTTTCagaagaaacaaaaaacataaaaccatccaaattaaataatccCAACTCTTTTCtagataataaagaagCAGCCAAAGAAGTCGAATCACGCACGTTAATTAACGAAGGTAAAGAAGAGCTTAAAAGAGAGTCAACTTTGAAAGAATCTATTGAGGCGTTTGATAGGATAAATAGTAAGCATATTTCTAGCATCCAAAGTGAAGAACCATCTTTATTACAAGTAAGGCCTTATAAAACTCGCTCACATTCTGCTACCATATTGAAAACAGGCTCAACACCTATTCCACCAGGTATGCCCAAAAGACCGGTAACCCGTATTCGTTCTAAATCTCATCCCACATCTAAGGGTATTATCCATCACAGAGATACAGTACCTCAAAAGGTTTCAgaatttccaaaatatGCTACTAAGCGAGATACAAGAGAAATTGTAGCTCATTATTCAGAAAAATCTCCagtattaaatttatttcctgataatcaaaagaaaaaaacgaATCCTGCAAATATACCtaatgaaattcaaaaagcCATTGAGAAGGCTAAAGCTAATCAAGAAAGAAAATCACATATTAAGGCAGCTACTAAACccacaaaaaataaatcactAGAAAGCCCTGAAAATcataaacaaacaaaagaaaGTAAAGGCCCAAtgaatgataaaaaatcaaagaatgacaaatttttgaaaaatgataaacaattaataaaagataaagagTTAAACCTACAGGGAGATGCTCAAAAGAAAGATACGGGTATGGTATTGGATGCCAATAATCTAGCTAAAGAAGCTAATACATCAGCTACAACCTCTAAGAAACCAGATGGTGTAAATATTTGGACAGCTGTAGCCGCCGCTGATGAAAAAAAGGAGCAATTAGAAGGGAAAGTACAAAATCAGGAAACCACTGAATTAAGTCATACAACTCATGACGAAAGTACAGTTTCCTTATCAGCTAATTCCGTAGCATCTATTATGGATAAGCCTAATATTTCAACAATAAAATCCAACAGTATTCCTGTAGATCATAGATTGGGGCTAAAATATCCTCCATGCAATAAAGTGAAAGATGTGGACTTGGTAGGGTTTCGCGCCTTGGATGCTATCTTAAGGCCTTTTGTTATAAAGATTCATGGGTCCTTCAAGTATGCAGagtttgatttattaactaAAACTTATGTTTTGGAAATATGTGGGTCAGAGGATATAAAAGCAAATCCACTACCTTTCTCCAGATCTCCTACTCCGCTCTCACGAACACCTTCTAGGAGTCAGTCTAAGGGATCACTAATGTCTGGTGTAAGCACTCCAAGTATATCCATTCTTCATGCTCCTGCGCCATCCAAAGAACTTGTTTCTAGACAATCACCAACCTATATATACTTGccaaaatatcattttccGTATGAAGATATGATGATTCAAGCCCCAGGATATTTCAGTTACGATCCCACTTACCAGATTTTAAAATGGTATCATTACAAAGGTTTACAAACCATCAGGGTTAGCGTACTTTTTAAGGATCTTCCAAGTTCCAGTAACACTAACTGTACTGTGATGTGA
- the SLG1 gene encoding Slg1p (similar to Saccharomyces cerevisiae SLG1 (YOR008C); ancestral locus Anc_7.124): MKPLTALLLSLPLVVQIDCYNYLNCYSSLPSSFVSMGTNQYQSSSACNSLCTSKNYNYFALFNHNECFCSNEWNSNGLTTSNSCNSYCFGYDKEMCGGENSYGVYKMDVQNTNANTNTNTNTNTNTNTNTNTNTNTNTNTNTNTNTNTNTNTNTNTNTNTNTNTNRNTQNTSPSTNTNTNTQSTSPSTSPSTTSNTNMAATTIINVVTTNEENVASTSNVLTASSANSNSGSYQYTTSVDKTTAIIYSTAFLTDSGSTLFVTNTITKSAQATQTVISPNSNGTNSTNGTLSNNGKNSNKSKKHVNVGAIVGGVVGGVGGAIVISIIALFLIRTRNKRKEQERMELEYQEAIKPVDYDYDTTIFNTTNNNLNNNNRGDNVIPDNNNNDFNDPTSHSPNNKEQFYYNTSSLSSNTNDNSINGGMNQRISNSSYDNIVVPPSTNPFDDSRRISNGSIIDSTNKNNHKVLTVVNPDED; this comes from the coding sequence ATGAAACCGTTAACAGCACTGCTACTCTCACTCCCATTAGTTGTTCAAATAGACTGttacaattatttgaaCTGTTATAGTTCATTACCCTCATCTTTTGTATCGATGGGAACAAACCAGTATCAATCAAGTTCAGCATGTAATAGTTTATGTACCTCaaagaattataattatttcgCATTGTTCAACCATAACGAATGTTTTTGTTCGAATGAATGGAATTCCAACGGGTTAACCACTTCCAATAGTTGTAATTCTTATTGTTTTGGTTATGATAAAGAAATGTGTGGTGGGGAGAATTCTTATGGCGTTTATAAGATGGATGTTCAAAACACTAATGCgaatacaaatacaaatacaaatacaaatacaaatacaaatacaaatacaaatacaaatacaaatacaaatacaaatacaaatacaaatacaaatacaaatacaaatacaaatacaaatacaaatacaaatacaaacacAAACACAAACACAAACAGAAACACTCAAAACACAAGTCCAAGcacaaatacaaatacaaacacTCAAAGCACAAGTCCAAGCACGAGTCCAAGCACAACTTCAAATACAAACATGGCAGCTACCACAATTATAAATGTAGTAACCactaatgaagaaaatgttGCCTCTACTTCTAACGTTCTAACTGCCTCTTCAGCAAATTCTAATAGTGGATCGTATCAATATACAACATCAGTGGATAAAACCACGGCAATCATATACTCCACTGCCTTCTTAACAGATAGTGGTTCAACCTTATTTGTCACAAACACAATTACAAAAAGTGCACAAGCTACTCAAACAGTCATTTCACCAAACTCAAACGGTACAAACTCTACTAATGGTACCTTATCGaataatggtaaaaatagtaataaatcGAAAAAACATGTTAATGTTGGAGCCATTGTAGGTGGTGTAGTTGGGGGTGTAGGTGGTGCTATTGTTATCTCCATCATAGCATTATTCCTAATaagaacaagaaataaGCGTAAGGAACAAGAAAGAATGGAATTGGAATATCAAGAAGCTATTAAACCAGTCgattatgattatgataCAACCATATTTAACACCACAAATAATAACCTCAATAATAACAACCGTGGTGATAACGTCATAccagataataataataatgatttcaaTGATCCAACTTCTCATTCcccaaataataaagagcAATTCTATTATAACacttcatcattatcatcaaatacaaatgataatagTATAAATGGCGGTATGAACCAGAGAATCTCCAACTCAAGTTACGATAACATCGTGGTTCCTCCATCTACCAATCCATTCGATGATTCAAGGAGAATCAGTAATGGTTCCATCATCGATTCTacaaataagaataatcatAAGGTATTAACCGTCGTTAATCCTGATGAAGactag